From one Bordetella genomosp. 9 genomic stretch:
- a CDS encoding hydroxyacid dehydrogenase has protein sequence MTAADLAPQAVALLDGYDVVYAGKTPTEDDIVALCRQHDPVAIIVRYSKVGAAAMEAAPSLKVISKHGSGTDTIDKAAAQSRGIAVLAAAGANAAAVAEQSVALLLACAKSVVSLDSRMRAGHWDKATHKSAELAGKTLGLIGLGAIGRRVARIAASMDMRVIGFDPYAKDLPADIANVDLATIWRESDAISLHCPLTEENRGMVNAQTLALCKPGVLVVNTARGGLIDEQALLQAVRDGKVRAAGLDSFATEPMRAGHPFQAEPNIILSPHIGGVTQEAYVKMGVGAAENALAVLRQQAAHA, from the coding sequence GTGACCGCGGCCGACCTGGCGCCACAGGCGGTGGCGTTGCTGGACGGCTACGACGTCGTCTACGCCGGCAAGACGCCGACCGAAGACGACATCGTGGCCCTGTGCCGGCAACACGATCCCGTCGCCATCATCGTGCGCTACAGCAAGGTCGGTGCGGCCGCCATGGAAGCCGCGCCGTCGCTGAAGGTGATCTCCAAGCATGGCAGCGGCACCGATACCATCGACAAGGCCGCGGCCCAGTCGCGCGGTATCGCCGTACTGGCCGCTGCGGGCGCCAACGCGGCGGCGGTCGCCGAGCAGAGTGTGGCCCTGCTGCTGGCCTGCGCGAAGTCGGTGGTCTCGCTCGACAGCCGCATGCGGGCAGGCCATTGGGACAAGGCCACCCACAAGAGCGCGGAGCTGGCCGGCAAGACGCTGGGCCTGATCGGCCTGGGCGCCATCGGCCGCCGGGTCGCCCGCATCGCGGCCAGCATGGACATGCGCGTGATCGGCTTCGATCCGTATGCCAAGGACCTGCCCGCCGACATCGCCAACGTGGACCTGGCGACGATCTGGCGCGAGTCGGACGCGATTTCCCTGCACTGCCCGTTGACCGAGGAAAACCGCGGCATGGTGAACGCGCAGACGCTGGCCCTGTGCAAGCCCGGCGTGCTCGTCGTCAACACGGCGCGCGGCGGGCTGATCGACGAGCAGGCCCTGCTGCAGGCCGTGCGCGACGGCAAGGTGCGCGCCGCCGGGCTGGACAGCTTCGCCACCGAACCCATGCGCGCCGGCCACCCGTTCCAGGCCGAGCCCAACATCATCCTCAGCCCGCATATCGGCGGCGTGACGCAGGAAGCCTACGTCAAGATGGGCGTGGGCGCGGCGGAAAACGCGTTGGCCGTCCTGCGGCAGCAGGCCGCGCACGCCTGA
- a CDS encoding Bug family tripartite tricarboxylate transporter substrate binding protein encodes MKLARPFLAAALLLVAGSATAQAAYPDKPVRIIVGFSPGGPTDVVARSFASYAGQALGQTFVVENRPGANTILAAEAVAKAPADGYTLLFGATNHTMIPALYSDRVKFDALRSFTPICAVAVSPTVLVVGPSMPVKTLDGFVARLKAEPGKHTFATPGTGSSGHFYTEQFLRLTGTSMNHIPYKGAAQAVSDLMGGQVDSSFATLGSVLPQVEAGKLTALAVAAPQRLPQLPDVPTFAQAGVKDYAAEAWYGVLAPAGIPADARQKLEQVAAAYASAAGTAKSLDALGMQPRSTCGDAFQSQMAHEIDEYSTLAKDLGLKAE; translated from the coding sequence ATGAAACTCGCCCGCCCTTTCCTGGCCGCGGCGCTGCTGCTCGTCGCTGGGAGCGCGACCGCACAGGCTGCTTATCCGGATAAGCCCGTCCGCATCATCGTCGGTTTCTCTCCCGGCGGCCCCACGGACGTGGTGGCACGATCCTTCGCTTCCTACGCCGGTCAGGCACTGGGCCAGACCTTCGTCGTGGAAAACAGGCCCGGCGCCAATACCATCCTGGCGGCGGAGGCCGTCGCCAAGGCGCCTGCCGATGGCTATACGCTGCTGTTCGGTGCGACCAATCACACCATGATTCCGGCGCTCTACAGCGACCGCGTGAAGTTCGACGCGTTGCGCTCGTTCACGCCCATCTGCGCCGTGGCCGTCAGCCCGACCGTACTGGTCGTCGGGCCGTCAATGCCCGTGAAGACGCTGGACGGATTCGTGGCCCGGCTCAAGGCCGAACCCGGCAAGCACACGTTCGCCACGCCCGGCACCGGCAGCTCCGGCCATTTCTACACCGAACAATTCCTGCGGCTGACCGGCACGTCGATGAATCACATCCCATACAAGGGTGCGGCGCAGGCGGTGTCGGACCTGATGGGCGGACAGGTCGATAGCTCGTTCGCCACCCTGGGTTCGGTGCTGCCGCAGGTCGAGGCCGGCAAGCTGACCGCGCTGGCCGTCGCCGCCCCGCAACGCCTGCCGCAATTGCCCGACGTGCCGACCTTCGCCCAGGCCGGCGTGAAAGACTACGCCGCCGAAGCCTGGTATGGCGTGCTCGCCCCCGCCGGCATCCCGGCCGATGCGCGGCAGAAGCTCGAGCAGGTCGCGGCCGCCTATGCGTCCGCGGCGGGCACCGCGAAAAGCCTGGACGCGCTGGGCATGCAGCCGCGCAGCACCTGCGGCGACGCCTTCCAGTCGCAGATGGCGCACGAGATAGACGAATACAGCACCCTGGCCAAAGACCTGGGCCTGAAGGCGGAGTAA
- a CDS encoding Bug family tripartite tricarboxylate transporter substrate binding protein, with the protein MTTSTTSPQNGRRRFLASAAMLAAGAVGARAAAAAQDAWPAGKPITWVVPYPPGGSTDVLGRSIAQQLNGSLATTVIVENKPGATGTIGAALVARAAPDGLTLLGTSIGPQAIAPHMMDKLPYDPIASFVPVITIGTIPHILVVGAKQPYATLKDLVQAALASPGKLAFASGGTGTILQMQGELLQQQTGAKFLHVPYKGDTPALQDTLGGQVQFMFAPAAAALPHVKSGALRALAVTSAKRLAALPDTPTMTEEGYKDFVVEQWQAVFAPAGTPAPIVTRLNAAIGDALRQPAVVELANQLGITLAGGSPADLDALRRADFEKWGRLIRAAHIKA; encoded by the coding sequence ATGACGACATCGACGACTTCCCCGCAGAACGGCCGCAGGCGCTTTCTGGCGTCCGCGGCGATGCTGGCCGCTGGCGCGGTCGGCGCCCGCGCCGCGGCCGCCGCGCAGGACGCGTGGCCGGCGGGCAAGCCCATCACCTGGGTCGTGCCCTATCCCCCGGGCGGCAGCACCGACGTATTGGGCCGCAGCATCGCGCAGCAGCTGAACGGCTCGCTGGCGACGACCGTCATCGTCGAGAACAAGCCTGGGGCGACCGGCACCATCGGCGCGGCGCTGGTCGCGCGCGCGGCGCCCGATGGCCTGACCCTGCTGGGCACCTCCATCGGACCGCAGGCCATCGCGCCGCACATGATGGACAAGCTTCCCTACGATCCGATCGCGTCGTTCGTGCCCGTCATCACGATCGGCACCATTCCGCACATCCTGGTGGTGGGCGCCAAGCAACCCTATGCCACGCTGAAGGATCTGGTGCAGGCGGCCCTGGCATCGCCGGGCAAGCTGGCCTTCGCCTCGGGCGGCACGGGGACCATCCTGCAGATGCAGGGCGAACTGCTGCAGCAGCAGACCGGCGCGAAGTTCCTGCACGTTCCCTACAAAGGCGACACGCCCGCGCTGCAGGACACGCTGGGCGGACAGGTGCAGTTCATGTTCGCGCCGGCCGCCGCCGCCCTGCCCCACGTCAAGAGCGGCGCGTTGCGCGCCCTGGCGGTGACGTCCGCCAAGCGCCTGGCCGCCCTGCCCGATACGCCCACCATGACCGAGGAAGGCTACAAGGACTTCGTCGTGGAGCAGTGGCAGGCGGTGTTCGCCCCCGCCGGCACGCCCGCGCCGATCGTCACGCGCCTGAACGCCGCGATCGGCGACGCCTTGCGCCAGCCCGCGGTCGTCGAACTGGCCAACCAGCTCGGCATCACGCTGGCCGGCGGTTCGCCCGCCGACCTGGACGCGCTGCGCCGCGCCGATTTCGAAAAGTGGGGCCGCCTGATCCGCGCCGCCCACATCAAGGCCTGA
- a CDS encoding diguanylate phosphodiesterase, translating into MLSTLIYRSRIRGSLSAEELHKLADAAGRRNQSLQVTGILLFDGEHFFQVLEGPDDQVDALYKSILRDPRHTQVVRLLRDHAPSRRFGGHAMELFDLRLYPAGTVLDALLARVTARTRQTYDDRVLKIIKACAAGEWKDHFVEGSDASEWTFAPGGDVFGAAGGVPIAGQPCQFALQPIVDPLRREVSSLEALIRSASGGSPEAYFASIPKNKLHQADLDAKAYAFALVNSIGIGDCKVSVNLLPMSLVAVPGAVDILLEQLARNNLAPEQLVVEVTEQEFISRLDGFTTAITQLRRAGIGLAIDDFGAGFAGLSLLVEFQPEKLKIDRKLIHGVHADGPRQAIVRSIVQFCVSLGITIVAEGVETAEDWCWLQAAGIERFQGYLFARPALNGVAPIWWPSRKC; encoded by the coding sequence ATGCTATCGACGCTCATCTACCGCAGCCGCATACGCGGAAGCCTGTCCGCGGAAGAGCTGCATAAGCTGGCCGATGCGGCGGGCCGACGTAATCAGTCCCTGCAGGTGACCGGCATCCTGCTGTTCGATGGCGAACACTTCTTCCAGGTGCTGGAAGGCCCGGACGATCAGGTGGATGCGCTCTACAAATCGATCCTGCGCGATCCGCGCCACACCCAGGTCGTCCGCCTGCTGCGTGACCACGCGCCGTCGCGCCGTTTCGGCGGACATGCCATGGAGCTCTTCGACCTGCGCCTTTATCCCGCCGGTACCGTCCTGGACGCGCTGCTCGCCCGCGTGACGGCGCGCACCAGGCAGACCTACGACGACAGGGTGCTGAAGATCATCAAGGCCTGTGCCGCAGGCGAATGGAAAGACCATTTCGTCGAAGGCAGCGATGCATCGGAATGGACGTTCGCGCCGGGCGGCGACGTTTTCGGCGCGGCGGGCGGCGTACCGATCGCCGGCCAGCCCTGCCAGTTCGCTTTGCAGCCCATCGTCGATCCGCTGCGCCGAGAGGTCAGCTCGCTGGAAGCACTGATCCGCAGCGCATCCGGCGGTTCGCCCGAAGCCTATTTCGCCTCCATCCCCAAGAACAAGCTTCACCAGGCGGACCTGGACGCGAAGGCCTACGCCTTCGCGCTGGTCAACAGCATAGGCATCGGCGACTGCAAGGTGTCCGTGAACCTGCTGCCCATGTCGCTGGTGGCGGTGCCTGGCGCGGTCGATATCCTGCTGGAGCAGCTGGCACGCAACAACCTGGCGCCCGAGCAGCTCGTGGTCGAGGTGACGGAACAGGAGTTCATCTCGCGCCTGGACGGTTTCACCACCGCCATCACGCAATTGCGCCGCGCCGGGATCGGCCTGGCCATCGACGACTTCGGCGCCGGGTTCGCCGGCCTGTCGCTGCTGGTCGAATTCCAGCCCGAGAAGCTGAAGATCGATCGCAAGCTTATCCACGGCGTGCACGCCGACGGACCGCGCCAGGCCATCGTGCGCTCGATCGTCCAGTTCTGTGTTTCGCTCGGTATCACGATCGTGGCCGAAGGGGTGGAAACCGCGGAAGACTGGTGCTGGCTGCAGGCGGCGGGTATAGAAAGGTTCCAGGGCTATCTGTTCGCCCGGCCGGCGTTGAACGGCGTCGCGCCCATCTGGTGGCCCAGCAGGAAATGCTAG
- the glf gene encoding UDP-galactopyranose mutase has product MNPQAPQRVDDDTARPWTLATGPAPQQPARPDLICFSHLRWHFVYQRPQHLLSRFARSHRVYYFEEPLAADGGEAWLERRIVDGGIAVLVPRLPAGMDAQQTETTLQRLLDTVIADDAIRPALLWYYTPMALGYSGHLTAGTVVYDCMDELSAFRGAPPELTAREAELLARADIVFTGGHSLYEAKRGKHRNVHAFPSSVDVEHFRRARTCGDEPADQAAIPHPRLGFYGVLDERFDCELVARVAAARPGWQLVLIGPVVKIDPATLPRAANIHYLGPKDYNDLPAYLSGWDAALMPFALNESTRYISPTKTPEFIAAGRPVVSTRIADVERGYGACPLVRIADDAESFVQAAEAALRDALAPAVVAAQADRALAGMSWDRTWRDMSERLAGRLAGRLAGRLAEAQAGASPANAAPVVPMHGRSAGREGAPQPTQPMQPTRTPRTSRSPTARYDYLVVGAGFAGCVLAERLAAGLGQRVLVIDRRPHIGGNAYDFVNDAGVLVHRYGPHIFHTNADQVVKYLSRFTGWRPYEHRVLASVDGMLLPMPINLTTLSTLYRRPFTSETAQAFLAARAETHVQIRTAEDVVVSQVGRDLYERFFRGYTRKQWGLDPSQLDKSVTARVPTRTSHDDRYFTDRFQAMPDQGYTRMFEQMLDHPNVDICLGTDYRELRGAVPARRLVYTGPIDEYFDYCHGALPYRSLVFRHETYDQEQFQPVGVVNYPAEEVPYTRITEYKHLTGQRHPRTSVTYEYPSAEGDPYYPVPRPENAELYRRYQALADERPHVLFVGRLATYRYYNMDQVVAQALAAYGRIEAEHRAGPALAAQAVA; this is encoded by the coding sequence ATGAATCCCCAAGCTCCCCAGCGTGTCGACGACGACACCGCACGGCCCTGGACGCTCGCGACCGGCCCCGCACCGCAACAGCCCGCGCGTCCCGATCTGATCTGCTTCTCGCATCTGCGTTGGCATTTCGTCTACCAGCGCCCGCAGCATCTGCTGTCGCGGTTTGCGCGATCGCATCGGGTGTACTACTTCGAGGAGCCCCTGGCCGCCGATGGCGGCGAGGCATGGCTGGAGCGGCGCATCGTCGATGGCGGCATTGCGGTGCTGGTGCCCCGGCTGCCCGCCGGCATGGACGCGCAGCAAACCGAGACGACGCTGCAGCGCCTGCTCGATACCGTCATCGCGGATGACGCCATCAGGCCCGCGCTGCTCTGGTACTACACGCCCATGGCGCTCGGCTACTCCGGCCACCTGACGGCCGGCACGGTGGTGTACGACTGCATGGATGAGCTTTCCGCATTTCGGGGCGCGCCGCCGGAACTTACGGCGCGTGAAGCCGAACTGCTGGCGCGCGCCGACATCGTGTTCACGGGCGGGCACAGCTTGTACGAGGCCAAGCGTGGGAAACACCGTAACGTCCACGCCTTTCCCAGCAGCGTCGACGTGGAGCATTTCCGCCGCGCCCGCACGTGCGGCGACGAGCCTGCCGACCAGGCCGCGATACCGCACCCGCGGCTGGGCTTCTACGGGGTCCTGGACGAGCGTTTCGACTGCGAACTGGTGGCGCGCGTCGCCGCGGCGCGTCCCGGCTGGCAGTTGGTCTTGATCGGTCCGGTCGTCAAGATCGATCCGGCGACGCTGCCGCGCGCCGCCAACATCCATTACCTGGGGCCCAAGGACTACAACGACCTGCCCGCCTACCTGTCGGGATGGGATGCGGCGTTGATGCCGTTCGCCCTGAACGAGTCCACGCGATACATCAGCCCGACCAAGACACCCGAGTTCATCGCCGCCGGGCGGCCGGTGGTCAGCACGCGCATCGCCGACGTCGAGCGCGGCTATGGCGCTTGCCCACTGGTGCGCATCGCCGATGACGCCGAAAGCTTCGTACAGGCCGCCGAAGCGGCGCTGCGCGATGCGCTGGCGCCCGCCGTGGTGGCCGCCCAGGCGGACCGTGCGCTCGCGGGCATGTCGTGGGACCGCACCTGGCGGGACATGTCCGAAAGGCTTGCCGGGAGGCTTGCCGGGAGGCTTGCCGGGAGGCTCGCCGAAGCGCAGGCCGGGGCATCCCCCGCGAACGCGGCGCCGGTGGTGCCGATGCACGGCAGGAGCGCCGGCAGAGAAGGCGCGCCGCAGCCGACGCAGCCGATGCAGCCCACCCGGACGCCGCGCACGTCCCGCTCGCCCACGGCGCGTTACGACTATCTGGTCGTCGGCGCCGGGTTCGCCGGCTGCGTGCTGGCCGAACGGCTGGCCGCGGGCCTGGGCCAGCGCGTGCTGGTGATCGATCGCCGCCCGCACATAGGCGGCAATGCCTACGACTTCGTCAACGATGCCGGCGTGCTCGTCCACCGCTACGGCCCGCACATCTTCCATACCAATGCCGACCAGGTCGTGAAGTATCTGTCGCGGTTCACCGGCTGGCGTCCCTACGAACACCGCGTGCTCGCCAGCGTCGATGGCATGCTCCTGCCCATGCCCATCAATCTGACGACGCTGTCCACGCTGTACAGACGGCCCTTCACCAGCGAAACCGCCCAGGCCTTCCTGGCCGCGCGCGCCGAAACGCATGTGCAGATCCGCACCGCCGAAGACGTTGTGGTGTCGCAGGTCGGCAGGGATCTGTACGAGCGCTTCTTTCGCGGCTACACCCGCAAGCAATGGGGCCTGGACCCGTCGCAGCTGGACAAGAGCGTCACCGCGCGCGTGCCCACCCGTACGTCTCATGACGACCGCTATTTCACGGATCGCTTCCAGGCCATGCCGGACCAGGGGTATACCCGCATGTTCGAGCAGATGCTGGACCACCCGAACGTCGACATATGCCTGGGAACGGACTACCGCGAACTGCGCGGCGCCGTGCCGGCGCGGCGGCTGGTCTATACCGGCCCCATCGACGAGTACTTCGATTACTGCCACGGCGCGTTGCCGTATCGCTCGCTGGTCTTCCGGCACGAAACCTACGATCAGGAGCAGTTCCAGCCGGTCGGCGTGGTCAACTATCCGGCGGAAGAAGTGCCCTATACGCGCATCACCGAATACAAGCATCTGACCGGGCAACGCCATCCCCGCACCAGCGTCACCTACGAATACCCGAGCGCCGAAGGCGACCCCTACTATCCGGTCCCGCGGCCGGAGAATGCCGAACTTTACCGCCGCTACCAGGCCCTGGCCGACGAGCGTCCGCACGTGCTGTTCGTCGGCAGGCTCGCTACCTATCGCTACTACAACATGGACCAGGTGGTCGCGCAGGCTTTGGCGG
- a CDS encoding SMP-30/gluconolactonase/LRE family protein: MFLINPPEVVDFEVWTAMPDAYRKARRSAWADANRGGAVTDSFLEGPVFDDAGNLYVTDIPWGRIFRIDAAGAWTLIVEYDGEPNGMKFLDAGRLLITDYKNGLMLLDIAAGKVAPYLERRNSERFRGVNDLIFDAQGNLYFTDQGQSGLHDPGGRLYRLRPNGQLDLLLDNVPSPNGVALSPDGRVLYLAVTRGNCVWRVPLMADGSVSKVSQFFTSYGPSGPDGLAVDGAGNLLVCNPGLGYVWLLNHRAEPITIWRSPKGMSTTNIAFGGPERRTLYCTESVSGSILTASAPNAGLPLSRLQGLPGR, from the coding sequence ATGTTCCTGATCAACCCGCCCGAAGTCGTCGACTTCGAGGTATGGACCGCCATGCCCGACGCATACCGCAAGGCGCGCCGCAGCGCCTGGGCCGATGCCAATCGCGGCGGCGCCGTGACGGATTCCTTCCTGGAAGGGCCGGTGTTCGACGACGCCGGCAACCTGTACGTGACCGACATCCCCTGGGGCCGGATCTTCAGGATCGACGCGGCCGGCGCATGGACCCTGATCGTCGAGTACGACGGCGAGCCCAACGGCATGAAGTTCCTGGATGCCGGCCGCCTGCTGATCACCGATTACAAGAACGGTCTGATGCTGCTGGACATCGCGGCCGGCAAGGTCGCGCCTTACCTGGAACGCCGCAACAGCGAACGCTTTCGCGGCGTGAACGATCTCATCTTCGACGCGCAGGGCAACCTGTACTTCACCGACCAGGGCCAGAGCGGACTGCACGATCCCGGCGGACGCCTGTATCGCCTGCGCCCGAACGGCCAGCTCGACCTGCTGCTGGACAATGTGCCCAGCCCGAATGGCGTGGCCCTGTCGCCGGACGGCCGCGTGCTGTACCTGGCGGTGACGCGCGGCAATTGCGTGTGGCGCGTGCCGCTGATGGCCGATGGCAGCGTCAGCAAGGTCAGCCAGTTCTTCACGTCCTATGGTCCCAGCGGTCCGGACGGCCTTGCCGTCGACGGCGCGGGCAACCTGCTGGTCTGCAATCCGGGCCTGGGCTACGTCTGGCTACTCAATCATCGTGCCGAGCCGATCACCATCTGGCGCAGCCCCAAGGGCATGTCGACCACCAATATCGCATTCGGCGGGCCGGAGCGCCGCACGCTTTACTGCACCGAATCGGTGTCCGGTTCCATTCTTACCGCGTCGGCGCCCAACGCGGGGTTGCCGCTGTCGCGGCTGCAAGGCTTGCCCGGCAGGTAA
- a CDS encoding RraA family protein, with the protein MSTPDIVKDFPRVSAAIVEQAARFQPAILADVNGRRGAMHGRIRPLHPSMKLAGPAFTVEVRPGDNLMIHAAMSLAKPGDVLVIDGKGDLSSALMGTIMMTACKQLGLAGVVIDGAARDSLEIVEMDYPVFAAGTNPNGPTKNIGGRIGHPVTVGGVTVHPGDFVIGDNDGVVVIERDQIEGLLPSADKKVKDEAARIAAIKGGDTAAKWLASALRTAGVLKEGETL; encoded by the coding sequence ATGAGCACCCCCGACATCGTCAAGGACTTCCCCCGCGTTTCCGCCGCCATCGTCGAGCAGGCCGCGCGCTTCCAACCCGCCATCCTGGCCGACGTGAACGGACGCCGCGGCGCCATGCATGGCCGCATCCGGCCGCTGCATCCGTCCATGAAGCTGGCCGGCCCGGCCTTCACGGTCGAGGTGCGTCCAGGCGACAACCTGATGATCCACGCGGCGATGTCGCTGGCCAAGCCTGGCGACGTGCTGGTCATCGACGGCAAGGGCGACCTGAGCTCCGCCTTGATGGGCACCATCATGATGACGGCCTGCAAGCAGCTGGGCCTGGCAGGCGTGGTGATCGACGGCGCGGCGCGCGACAGCCTGGAAATCGTCGAGATGGATTACCCCGTCTTCGCCGCCGGCACGAATCCGAACGGTCCCACCAAGAACATCGGCGGCCGCATCGGCCATCCCGTCACGGTGGGCGGCGTCACTGTGCACCCTGGCGATTTCGTGATCGGCGATAACGACGGCGTGGTGGTGATCGAACGCGACCAGATCGAAGGCCTGCTGCCGTCAGCCGACAAGAAGGTGAAGGACGAAGCCGCGCGTATCGCCGCGATCAAGGGCGGCGATACGGCTGCCAAGTGGCTCGCCTCCGCGCTGCGCACGGCCGGCGTGCTGAAGGAAGGAGAAACGCTTTGA
- a CDS encoding Bug family tripartite tricarboxylate transporter substrate binding protein — protein sequence MSAIRTKLSSSILHAARAVAVAAALGAAATAHAAYPERPITMVVSYAPGGSADALARLLAQRMGARLNTSVVVENRPGASGTIGAAYVAKAAPDGYTVLYDATPYSINPHLFPQMPYTSTALQPVSLVSLAPNILIVKADSKYKDVNDLVAQAKAHPGKINFASGGSGTVQRLASELFRQKLNLDMVHVPYKSGGPAITDVMTGQVDFMFSTVAASFPLVEAGRVRALVISSPQRSPRLPDVPTVAETVIPGYEVYEWNGVFVPAGVPNDVAAKLHDTLVQVLKEDDVRKRFNDLGVQPVGSTPAEFAEYLKKEDAKWADVIRRGNIRQD from the coding sequence ATGTCAGCCATCCGAACCAAACTTTCATCGTCCATCCTGCACGCGGCCCGCGCTGTCGCCGTGGCGGCGGCACTGGGAGCCGCCGCGACCGCCCATGCGGCATACCCCGAGCGTCCCATCACCATGGTGGTTTCCTACGCCCCCGGCGGTTCGGCGGACGCGCTCGCGCGCCTGCTCGCCCAGCGCATGGGAGCCAGGCTGAATACCAGCGTCGTGGTGGAAAACCGTCCCGGCGCCAGCGGCACCATAGGCGCGGCGTATGTGGCCAAGGCCGCGCCCGATGGCTATACGGTGCTGTACGACGCCACGCCCTACTCCATCAACCCGCATCTGTTTCCGCAGATGCCCTACACCAGCACCGCACTGCAGCCCGTGTCGCTGGTGTCGCTGGCGCCCAACATCCTGATCGTCAAGGCGGACTCCAAGTACAAGGATGTCAACGACCTGGTCGCGCAGGCCAAGGCGCATCCGGGCAAGATCAACTTCGCCTCCGGCGGCAGCGGCACCGTCCAGCGCCTGGCGTCCGAGCTGTTCCGCCAGAAGCTGAACCTGGACATGGTGCACGTGCCGTACAAGAGCGGCGGCCCGGCCATCACCGACGTGATGACCGGCCAGGTGGACTTCATGTTCAGCACGGTGGCGGCATCCTTTCCCCTGGTCGAAGCCGGCCGGGTGCGCGCGCTGGTGATTTCCTCGCCGCAGCGCTCGCCGCGGCTGCCCGACGTGCCGACCGTGGCCGAAACGGTCATCCCGGGCTACGAGGTCTACGAGTGGAACGGCGTGTTCGTGCCGGCCGGCGTGCCGAATGACGTCGCGGCGAAGCTGCACGACACCCTGGTGCAGGTCTTGAAGGAAGATGACGTCCGCAAGCGCTTCAATGACCTGGGCGTACAGCCGGTGGGCTCGACGCCGGCCGAATTCGCCGAGTACCTGAAGAAAGAAGACGCCAAATGGGCGGACGTCATCCGCAGGGGCAACATCCGCCAGGACTGA
- a CDS encoding cyclase family protein: MAKRWKQAPPGSSWGEFGDDDQRGRMNLVDRAKVLQGIAEVRAGQTFCLSLPLDLPGGMALNPRRLPPRRYATLRDGKSAGAQGFCWSYASEDPALTDVVCDDVLLMNTQYSTQWDSLAHMGSRFDADADGVDEAVFYNGFRAGVDLHAAPEDPKAVTDWARFPGPTANALGIEQLAEHGAQGRGVLIDLEHHVGRKREAVGYDALMRMLDADGIAIEPGDMVCLHTGFGDMLMSMRGKPDVAHLHATGSGLDGNDAKLLQWIVDSRLACLISDNPAVELVQPVKFGQQGQPMRGPRLPLHEHCLFKHGIHLGELWWLTPLARWLRANGRSRFLLTAPPLRLPGAAGSPATPIATV; encoded by the coding sequence ATGGCCAAACGATGGAAACAGGCGCCGCCCGGCAGTTCCTGGGGCGAATTCGGCGATGACGACCAACGCGGGCGCATGAATCTGGTCGACCGCGCCAAGGTGCTGCAAGGCATCGCCGAGGTGCGGGCAGGACAGACCTTCTGCCTGTCGCTTCCCCTGGACCTGCCCGGCGGCATGGCGCTGAATCCGCGCCGTCTGCCGCCGCGACGCTACGCCACGCTGCGCGACGGCAAGAGCGCCGGTGCGCAGGGCTTTTGCTGGTCCTATGCCAGCGAAGATCCCGCGCTGACCGACGTGGTCTGCGACGACGTGCTGCTGATGAACACGCAGTACTCCACGCAGTGGGACAGCCTGGCGCACATGGGCAGCCGCTTCGACGCCGATGCCGACGGCGTCGACGAGGCGGTGTTCTACAACGGCTTTCGCGCGGGCGTGGACCTGCACGCCGCGCCGGAGGATCCGAAGGCGGTCACGGACTGGGCGAGATTTCCCGGACCGACCGCGAACGCGCTCGGCATCGAGCAGCTCGCGGAACACGGCGCGCAGGGTCGGGGTGTGCTGATCGACCTCGAGCACCACGTAGGACGCAAGCGGGAGGCGGTCGGCTACGACGCGCTGATGCGCATGCTGGACGCGGACGGCATCGCGATCGAGCCCGGCGATATGGTCTGCCTGCATACCGGCTTCGGCGACATGCTGATGTCGATGCGCGGCAAGCCGGACGTCGCCCATCTGCACGCGACAGGCAGCGGCCTGGACGGCAATGACGCGAAGCTGCTGCAGTGGATCGTCGACAGCCGGCTGGCCTGCCTGATTTCCGACAACCCGGCGGTCGAACTGGTGCAGCCGGTCAAGTTCGGCCAGCAGGGACAGCCCATGCGCGGTCCCCGCCTGCCGCTGCACGAACACTGCCTGTTCAAGCACGGGATCCACCTGGGCGAACTGTGGTGGCTGACGCCGCTCGCGCGCTGGCTGCGCGCCAACGGCCGCAGCCGCTTCCTGTTGACCGCACCCCCCTTACGCTTACCCGGCGCCGCAGGATCGCCGGCAACCCCCATCGCCACGGTATAG